The Caballeronia sp. SL2Y3 genome includes a window with the following:
- a CDS encoding DUF4142 domain-containing protein, producing MKRNAVLLTALASALFAAAPAVTLAQTQAASTTMANELPSPDKEFVQAASKSSSTEIDASKLATKQSQDKDVKNFAHHMMVDHTKLTMQLKMAAPHGIAVPKDNSDTAVLDSLKGLKGKEFDTAYIQKVGVQGHQEAVEAFRKEAEGGQNADLKKAAQKALPTIEQHLKMAQDLASKKGVQ from the coding sequence ATGAAACGCAATGCAGTTCTGCTCACCGCGCTGGCATCGGCGCTATTCGCCGCCGCGCCGGCAGTCACGCTCGCGCAGACGCAGGCGGCCAGCACCACGATGGCCAACGAGTTGCCGTCGCCTGACAAGGAATTCGTGCAGGCCGCGTCGAAGTCCAGTTCCACGGAAATCGACGCCAGCAAGCTCGCGACCAAGCAATCGCAAGACAAGGACGTGAAGAACTTTGCGCATCACATGATGGTCGATCACACGAAGCTGACCATGCAGCTCAAGATGGCCGCGCCGCACGGCATCGCCGTACCGAAGGACAATTCGGACACGGCCGTGCTCGACTCGCTCAAGGGGCTGAAGGGCAAGGAGTTCGATACCGCCTATATCCAGAAGGTCGGCGTCCAGGGCCACCAGGAAGCGGTCGAAGCGTTCAGGAAGGAAGCCGAAGGCGGCCAGAACGCGGACCTGAAGAAGGCCGCGCAGAAGGCATTGCCTACCATCGAGCAACACCTGAAGATGGCGCAGGACCTCGCCTCGAAGAAGGGCGTGCAGTAA
- a CDS encoding zinc ribbon domain-containing protein, with translation MPVYDYACSECGAFEAVRRISERDDPAACPTCGATAVRVTVGAPSVGSSGGSSQPQNDDVGSYGMRHRGGCLCC, from the coding sequence ATGCCTGTCTACGACTACGCGTGCTCCGAGTGCGGCGCATTCGAAGCAGTCCGCCGCATCTCCGAACGCGACGACCCAGCCGCCTGCCCCACGTGCGGCGCGACGGCCGTCCGCGTGACCGTCGGCGCGCCGTCCGTCGGGAGCAGCGGCGGCAGCTCGCAGCCCCAAAACGACGACGTCGGCAGTTACGGCATGCGGCATCGCGGCGGCTGCCTCTGCTGCTGA
- a CDS encoding DUF1488 domain-containing protein → MTIEFSGRRHVVAAARVAFEASVDGREVWCSVSLDALNDHFGNSGTSSHAILSAFEGGRLQIEEAARRALERNGGQSVELETNDFKKTA, encoded by the coding sequence ATGACGATAGAGTTCAGCGGGCGGCGTCATGTGGTAGCGGCAGCGCGTGTCGCATTCGAAGCGTCGGTGGACGGCCGCGAAGTCTGGTGCAGCGTGTCCCTCGACGCGCTCAACGACCACTTCGGTAACAGCGGAACCTCGTCGCACGCCATCTTGAGCGCGTTCGAAGGCGGACGTCTGCAGATCGAAGAAGCGGCGCGCCGGGCGCTGGAGCGCAATGGCGGCCAGTCGGTGGAACTCGAAACCAACGACTTCAAGAAGACGGCCTGA
- a CDS encoding YqjD family protein — protein sequence MENVNANANAKGNAASSTGEPAVSRKAVERAMDAALGPGMEQSGESKTAAHAPGAAQQPARNAPYPAPYHAHGSVLEGGDSPAVLGQPASASAQGQGSPLRPERLSAGRRAQRVISGAQDVAVARYRLVTEGTDDFVHDNPWKSIAMAAIGGLIVGLLIAR from the coding sequence ATGGAGAACGTCAACGCCAATGCCAACGCTAAAGGGAACGCTGCGTCATCGACCGGCGAACCCGCCGTGTCGCGCAAGGCCGTGGAGCGCGCGATGGACGCCGCACTCGGGCCGGGCATGGAGCAGAGCGGCGAGAGCAAAACGGCGGCGCACGCGCCCGGCGCCGCGCAACAGCCCGCGCGCAATGCTCCCTATCCCGCGCCCTATCATGCGCACGGCAGCGTGCTGGAAGGCGGGGATAGCCCCGCCGTGCTTGGTCAGCCTGCGTCGGCCTCGGCCCAAGGGCAGGGCAGTCCGTTGCGTCCCGAGCGCCTGTCGGCGGGGCGCCGGGCGCAGCGCGTCATCTCGGGGGCGCAGGATGTCGCCGTGGCACGTTACCGGCTCGTCACGGAAGGCACCGACGACTTCGTTCACGACAACCCGTGGAAGTCCATCGCGATGGCGGCGATAGGCGGGCTGATCGTCGGGCTGCTGATCGCGCGCTGA
- a CDS encoding DMT family transporter produces MNPVDLAQLLLLAALWGGSFLFIRVGVTDLGVAPLMALRVGIGAAFLLIVLMLRGSPREAFATIRERAWPLLVVGVFNSAAPFCLFAYAELTLTAGVTSVINATTPLWGALVAYLWLGDRLSRLRVAGLAIGFAGVMALVWDQMFVHDSTTPPVAPMTTALAALAALAATLCYGIAASYTKRYLTGVDSLTVAAGTMSAATLVLLPFALVAWPAGTVSPSAWGAVLGLGIACTGVAYMVFFHLIAVAGPARAITVTFVIPIFGILWGAVFLAERVSAGMAAACAVVLAGTALATGVVKRVPLVRERRAACAKQ; encoded by the coding sequence ATGAATCCCGTCGACCTGGCCCAATTGCTCCTCCTCGCCGCGCTATGGGGCGGCTCCTTCCTTTTCATTCGCGTGGGCGTGACCGATCTCGGCGTCGCGCCGCTGATGGCGCTGCGCGTGGGCATCGGCGCTGCGTTTCTGCTCATCGTGTTGATGCTGCGCGGCTCGCCGCGCGAAGCGTTCGCGACCATACGCGAGCGCGCGTGGCCGCTGCTCGTGGTCGGCGTCTTCAACTCCGCCGCGCCGTTCTGTCTCTTCGCCTATGCGGAATTGACGTTGACCGCCGGCGTCACCTCCGTGATCAATGCGACGACGCCGCTGTGGGGCGCGCTCGTCGCCTACCTGTGGCTCGGCGATCGGTTGAGCCGCCTGCGTGTGGCCGGACTGGCCATCGGTTTCGCGGGCGTGATGGCGCTCGTGTGGGATCAGATGTTCGTCCACGACTCGACGACGCCCCCGGTCGCGCCGATGACCACGGCGCTCGCGGCCCTCGCCGCGCTGGCCGCGACGCTCTGCTATGGCATCGCCGCCAGTTACACGAAGCGGTATCTGACAGGCGTCGATTCGCTGACCGTGGCGGCCGGCACGATGAGCGCAGCGACGCTCGTGCTGCTTCCGTTCGCGCTCGTCGCGTGGCCCGCGGGCACGGTGTCGCCGAGCGCGTGGGGCGCGGTGCTCGGCCTCGGCATCGCGTGCACGGGCGTGGCTTACATGGTCTTCTTCCATCTGATCGCGGTCGCCGGCCCGGCGCGGGCGATCACCGTCACGTTCGTGATTCCGATCTTCGGGATTCTGTGGGGCGCGGTCTTTCTGGCCGAGCGCGTGTCGGCGGGCATGGCCGCGGCTTGCGCCGTCGTGCTGGCGGGCACCGCGCTCGCGACGGGCGTCGTCAAGCGCGTGCCGCTCGTGCGCGAACGCCGCGCCGCATGCGCGAAACAGTGA
- a CDS encoding cupin domain-containing protein → MAEHTETEQAADARCESFMLAANGWVPNNARLPVLVWHGAIDPQDRDCGSRFEALFARNGWPPQWRDSVFDYHHFHSTAHEALGVASGEAELIIGGPKGRVIALRAGDALILPAGTGHCLLTSGRRFQVIGAYPPDQQWDIRREALSDDERRAMDALPFPKSDPVGGEEGPLTRLWR, encoded by the coding sequence ATGGCCGAGCACACCGAAACCGAGCAGGCGGCCGACGCCCGCTGCGAGTCGTTCATGCTCGCGGCGAACGGCTGGGTGCCGAACAACGCGCGCCTGCCGGTACTCGTCTGGCACGGCGCGATCGATCCTCAGGACCGCGATTGCGGCAGCCGCTTCGAAGCGCTTTTCGCGCGGAACGGCTGGCCGCCGCAATGGCGCGACAGCGTTTTCGACTATCACCATTTCCATTCGACGGCGCACGAGGCGCTGGGCGTGGCCTCAGGCGAAGCCGAACTGATCATCGGCGGACCGAAAGGGCGCGTGATCGCCCTGCGCGCGGGCGATGCCCTGATCCTGCCCGCCGGCACCGGCCATTGTCTGCTGACGAGCGGACGCCGCTTTCAGGTGATCGGCGCGTATCCGCCGGACCAGCAGTGGGACATTCGCCGCGAGGCGCTTTCCGACGACGAGCGGCGCGCGATGGATGCCTTGCCGTTTCCGAAGAGCGATCCTGTCGGCGGAGAAGAAGGACCGCTCACGCGCTTGTGGCGATAG
- a CDS encoding LysR family transcriptional regulator: MDLLRSMRIFARVAEASSFTAAAQQLDITTAQASRAITDLETHLRTRLLNRTTRRVALTDAGNRYLARCKEVIELVDLSEAEAGDARVLPSGLLRMHAPITFGHHYVVPALTRYLEAHPQVRVELTLSQNVPDMLDEGYDVFVQVTTSALPDSALVSTRICSMPSVLCASPRYLERAGVPRDIDDLSKHACLQLVTTFFPVDRWAFEGPRGRAEVDLPPGRLRVNSADALAFAVADGFGIAPLPALSALPSIRSGELVRVLPEWELQTMTIYAMYASRQYLDAKIKTWVAFLKEFVEGTLAEQMG, encoded by the coding sequence ATGGACCTGTTGCGGAGCATGCGGATTTTTGCGCGCGTGGCGGAAGCGTCGAGCTTCACGGCGGCGGCGCAACAGTTGGACATTACGACGGCGCAAGCATCGCGGGCCATCACCGATCTGGAGACGCACTTGCGCACGCGGCTATTGAATCGCACGACGCGGCGCGTCGCGCTGACGGATGCCGGCAACCGCTATCTCGCGCGATGCAAGGAAGTAATCGAGCTAGTCGATCTGTCTGAAGCCGAAGCCGGCGACGCCCGCGTGCTGCCGAGCGGCCTGCTGCGCATGCATGCGCCGATCACGTTCGGGCATCACTACGTGGTGCCCGCGCTCACGCGCTATCTCGAAGCGCATCCACAGGTTCGCGTGGAGCTGACGCTGTCGCAGAACGTGCCCGACATGCTCGACGAAGGCTACGACGTCTTCGTGCAGGTGACGACATCGGCGCTGCCGGACTCGGCGCTTGTCTCGACGCGCATCTGCTCGATGCCGAGCGTGCTGTGCGCGTCGCCGCGCTATCTGGAGCGGGCGGGCGTGCCGCGCGATATCGACGATCTGTCGAAGCATGCTTGCCTGCAGCTCGTCACCACGTTTTTTCCGGTCGATCGCTGGGCGTTCGAGGGCCCGCGTGGACGCGCCGAGGTGGATCTACCGCCGGGGCGCCTGCGGGTGAACTCGGCGGATGCGCTCGCCTTCGCGGTCGCGGATGGCTTCGGCATTGCGCCGCTGCCTGCGCTCTCGGCGTTGCCGTCTATCAGAAGCGGCGAACTCGTGCGCGTGCTTCCCGAGTGGGAACTGCAAACCATGACGATCTACGCGATGTATGCGTCGCGGCAATATCTCGATGCGAAGATCAAGACGTGGGTGGCGTTTCTGAAGGAATTCGTCGAGGGGACGCTGGCGGAGCAGATGGGGTGA
- the tehA gene encoding dicarboxylate transporter/tellurite-resistance protein TehA: MDKIQPATRPGPMPVAFFGIAVGALALAGAWRAAARVWHVPHGVPDLLTAGALVVWIALLVAYGRKWLSQRDEAIAEMRHPVQSSFAALVPVSTMLAAQAVQAVSRELAVGLFVVGVVSQLALGAFLHGRFWQGGRKPELTTPAMYLPSVAPSFVAGTAAAAFGWTQLGALFFGAGVFSWLAIESILLHRAAVHESLADALRPTLGIQLAPPVVGGVSYLAITHGVPDVFAYMLLGYGLYQAMILTRLVPWIRQRAFTPSYWAFSFGVAALPTMAIRMLERGAQGPVEWIAVGSFIAANVVIAGLIAGTVRAALQGRLVPVVPVVPVQATQA, from the coding sequence ATGGACAAAATTCAACCGGCTACTCGTCCCGGCCCGATGCCGGTGGCGTTCTTCGGCATCGCAGTGGGCGCGCTCGCGCTGGCCGGTGCATGGCGCGCCGCTGCTCGCGTGTGGCATGTTCCGCACGGCGTGCCGGATTTGCTTACGGCGGGCGCGCTCGTCGTATGGATTGCGCTTCTCGTCGCTTATGGCCGCAAGTGGCTGAGTCAGCGCGACGAGGCTATCGCGGAGATGCGGCATCCGGTGCAGTCGTCGTTTGCGGCGCTGGTCCCGGTGTCGACGATGCTCGCCGCGCAAGCAGTGCAGGCCGTTTCGCGCGAACTCGCGGTCGGGCTCTTCGTCGTGGGCGTCGTGAGCCAGCTTGCGCTCGGGGCGTTCCTGCACGGGCGCTTCTGGCAAGGCGGCCGCAAGCCCGAACTGACGACTCCGGCGATGTATCTGCCGTCAGTCGCGCCGAGCTTCGTCGCGGGCACGGCGGCCGCCGCCTTCGGCTGGACGCAACTCGGCGCGTTGTTCTTCGGCGCGGGCGTGTTCTCGTGGCTCGCGATCGAATCGATTCTGCTTCATCGCGCCGCCGTGCACGAATCGCTCGCCGATGCGCTGCGCCCGACGCTCGGCATCCAGCTCGCGCCGCCGGTGGTCGGAGGCGTGTCGTATCTCGCGATCACGCACGGCGTGCCGGATGTCTTCGCGTACATGTTGCTCGGCTACGGCCTCTATCAGGCGATGATTTTGACGCGCCTCGTGCCTTGGATCCGTCAGCGCGCGTTCACGCCTTCGTACTGGGCGTTCAGTTTCGGCGTGGCCGCGTTGCCGACGATGGCGATCCGCATGCTCGAGCGCGGCGCGCAGGGTCCGGTGGAATGGATCGCGGTGGGTTCGTTCATCGCGGCGAATGTGGTGATCGCGGGGCTGATTGCTGGAACGGTTCGGGCGGCTTTGCAAGGGCGGCTGGTGCCGGTGGTTCCGGTAGTGCCGGTGCAGGCGACGCAGGCGTGA
- a CDS encoding NCS1 family nucleobase:cation symporter-1: protein MPASHVANSSALGPGADVDVVDADERLYNHDLAPVPRARRTWTGYSIFAMWMSDVHSVGGYTFAASLFLLGLSGWQVLLAMTIGILVVYVLMNWVGKPSLVHGIPFPVMARVSMGVMGANLAALIRGVVGIVWYGVQTYFASKAVATLLLLFVPSAVALRDSSFLRLDMLGSVSFLFMWLLQLVIFQRGMEIIRKFIDFCGPAVYVVMFFLMGWILYRAGLGSLNLTLSGKVLPGDEQLHAMVNAILLVVSYFAALLLNFGDFSRFAKSERQMKIGNFLGLPFNFIAFAVITVIVTAGSEKVFGAMIMDPVEIVSRIDNKLAVAVGSITFVIATMGINIVANFVSPAYDIANLFPKHVDFKKGGLIASVLAVLVCPWIFVDSPKAITIFVSVFGAVLAPLYGVMIADYYLVKRQHVNAAELYTMQPGSRFYYDGGWNKVGLAALIVSGVISVGWELSTQLLKVLPPNNLGWMIGAVAGALLYIVFMRVARRT, encoded by the coding sequence ATGCCAGCTTCGCACGTCGCTAATAGCTCCGCTCTCGGTCCGGGCGCCGATGTGGACGTCGTCGATGCCGACGAGCGCCTCTACAACCACGACCTCGCGCCCGTGCCGCGAGCGCGGCGCACATGGACCGGCTACAGCATCTTCGCGATGTGGATGTCGGACGTGCACAGCGTCGGCGGCTACACGTTCGCGGCGAGCCTCTTTCTGCTCGGGCTCTCCGGCTGGCAGGTCCTGCTTGCGATGACCATCGGCATCCTGGTGGTCTATGTGCTGATGAACTGGGTCGGCAAGCCGAGCCTCGTGCACGGCATTCCGTTCCCCGTGATGGCGCGCGTCTCGATGGGCGTGATGGGCGCGAACCTCGCCGCGCTGATTCGCGGCGTCGTCGGGATTGTCTGGTATGGCGTGCAGACGTATTTCGCGTCGAAGGCAGTGGCCACGCTGCTTCTGCTTTTCGTGCCGTCGGCCGTAGCGTTGCGCGATTCGAGCTTTCTGCGGCTCGACATGCTCGGCTCGGTCAGCTTTCTCTTCATGTGGCTGCTGCAACTCGTGATCTTCCAGCGCGGCATGGAGATCATCCGCAAGTTCATCGACTTTTGCGGGCCGGCGGTGTACGTCGTGATGTTCTTTCTGATGGGATGGATTCTGTATCGCGCGGGGCTCGGGAGCCTGAATCTCACGCTCTCGGGAAAGGTGCTGCCGGGCGACGAGCAATTGCACGCGATGGTCAACGCCATACTGCTCGTCGTGAGCTATTTCGCCGCGCTGCTGCTGAATTTCGGCGACTTCTCGCGCTTTGCGAAGAGCGAGCGGCAGATGAAGATCGGCAATTTTCTCGGCCTGCCGTTCAACTTCATCGCGTTCGCCGTCATCACGGTGATCGTCACGGCGGGCAGCGAGAAAGTATTCGGCGCGATGATCATGGACCCGGTCGAGATCGTCTCGCGCATCGACAACAAGCTCGCGGTGGCGGTCGGCAGCATTACGTTCGTGATCGCCACGATGGGTATCAATATCGTCGCGAACTTCGTCTCGCCGGCCTACGACATCGCCAATCTGTTCCCGAAGCACGTGGACTTCAAGAAGGGCGGACTGATCGCGTCGGTGCTCGCCGTGCTCGTGTGTCCGTGGATCTTCGTCGATAGCCCGAAGGCGATCACGATCTTCGTGTCGGTGTTCGGCGCGGTGCTCGCGCCGCTCTATGGCGTGATGATCGCCGACTATTACCTCGTGAAGCGTCAGCACGTGAACGCCGCCGAGCTTTACACGATGCAGCCCGGCTCGCGCTTCTATTACGACGGCGGCTGGAACAAGGTCGGGCTCGCGGCGCTGATCGTTTCCGGCGTGATCTCGGTCGGCTGGGAACTGTCGACGCAACTGCTCAAGGTGCTGCCGCCGAACAATCTCGGCTGGATGATCGGCGCGGTGGCGGGGGCGTTGCTTTATATCGTGTTCATGCGCGTTGCTCGGCGTACTTGA